Within Serratia odorifera, the genomic segment CATCTCCTCCAACGTATGGCTGAGCTTGCGCCGCCAGTTAGGGTATTGCGTACTGGTACCGGGGATATTCACCGGATCCGCCATGTCCAGCCAGTCTTCCGGTTGCAGACCCAACAACGCGCTGGCGCTGTCCGCCACGTAGCGCTGCAGGCCACGGTTTAACAACGGACTCATCTCCAGCAACGCCGCTTTCTTACCGACCTTCTGCGGCACGCAGCCGTAGTGATGCAACCCGTCCAGCAGACCCTGTTTGGCTCGTTCGCGATCGGCGTACAGTTCCGTCAGGATATCGGCGTCCGGATAAAGCCCCAGCGAAGCGCCCAACCGTAAATCCCCGCTCTGCCAATAACCGCGCAGGGTCGGCAAATCGTGAGTGGTTATGGTGGCCATTGCCTGCATTGGATAAGTCTGCGGCGCACGGAAACGGTTTTCGCCGTCGCGTTCGAAGTACAATACCTTGTAAGAATACACCCCGCTGTCGCGCAGTTTGCCAACGATTTCTACCGGCACGGTGCCTAAATCCTCGCCGATCACCATGCAGCGGTGGCGCTGACTTTCCAATGCCAGTACCGCCAACAGGTCGTCTACCGGGTATTGCACGTAGGCACCCCGATCGGCAGTTTCACCATACGGTATCCACCATAAGCGTAACAACGCCATGACGTGATCGATGCGCAGCGCGCCACAGCTGGTCATGTTGGCGCGCAGTAGATCGATAAACGGCTGATAGCCTCGCGCCGCCATCACGTGCGGATCCATCGGCGGTAAGCCCCAGTTTTGCCCCAGCGGACCGAGAATGTCCGGTGGAGCGCCAACCGATACCTGCAGGCAATACAGTTCGCGTTCACACCAGGTTTCCGCTCCCCCTTCCGCCACGCCAACCGCCAAATCACGGTACAGGCCAATCGGCATCCGCTGCTGCCGGCTCTGTTCGAAACATTCGGCAAACTGACTGGCGGCAAGCCATTGCAGCCACAGGTAAAAACTCACCTCATCCTGGTGCTGCTGGCAGAACTGCGCCACGGCGTCGCCGTTGCCCTGCCGATAGCGTTCCGGCCAGGCGGGCCAGCCCCACAGACCGTTGTCCTGTTGGCAAAGATGGGCATGCAGCGCATCAAATGACGCCTGCTGGTACAGGCTGCTGCCTCCTTCGA encodes:
- the malQ gene encoding 4-alpha-glucanotransferase, whose translation is MERKRIDQAAARAGIAADYINAHGTRQAIAQETKRKLLDAMSRTVVPVADAPLPVVKVFYQDSPIVLPLAGSGEYHWELIREDGSRLQGRASARKTLTLPAGELPTGYHQLTLRQGDKAWPCRLIVAPKRCYEPDALLTGKKLWGACVQLYTLRSDRNWGIGDFGDLRRMVTEVGERGGAFVGLNPIHALYPACPDSASPYSPSSRRWLNVVYIDVNAVDDFQRSAAAQQWWQSASTQQQLATARASDWVDYATVTRLKLAALKLAFPLFQARNAADLQKQAFESFVVEGGSSLYQQASFDALHAHLCQQDNGLWGWPAWPERYRQGNGDAVAQFCQQHQDEVSFYLWLQWLAASQFAECFEQSRQQRMPIGLYRDLAVGVAEGGAETWCERELYCLQVSVGAPPDILGPLGQNWGLPPMDPHVMAARGYQPFIDLLRANMTSCGALRIDHVMALLRLWWIPYGETADRGAYVQYPVDDLLAVLALESQRHRCMVIGEDLGTVPVEIVGKLRDSGVYSYKVLYFERDGENRFRAPQTYPMQAMATITTHDLPTLRGYWQSGDLRLGASLGLYPDADILTELYADRERAKQGLLDGLHHYGCVPQKVGKKAALLEMSPLLNRGLQRYVADSASALLGLQPEDWLDMADPVNIPGTSTQYPNWRRKLSHTLEEMFADRQVNRLLKDLDKRRRKVSVG